One genomic segment of Burkholderia pyrrocinia includes these proteins:
- the fdhF gene encoding formate dehydrogenase subunit alpha, with amino-acid sequence MSLDTNNVRQGGCGSGQCACKSAAQARTRDPFDDTDYGTPQRHADTDVTLEIDGQPVTVPAGTSVMRAAIEAGVNVPKLCATDSLEPFGSCRLCLVEIEGRRGYPASCTTPAEAGMKVRTQSDRLQSLRRNVMELYISDHPLDCLTCPANGDCELQDMAGVVGLREVRYGFDGANHLHDRKDESNPYFTYDPSKCIVCNRCVRACEETQGTFALTIAARGFESRVAAGESESFMASECVSCGACVAACPTATLQEKSVVQLGQAEHSVVTTCAYCGVGCSFKAEMKGTQVVRMTPHKNGLANEGHACVKGRFAWGYATHKDRITKPMIREKITDPWREVSWDEALTYAATQFRKLQQKYGRDSIGGITSSRCTNEETYLVQKLVRAAFGNNNVDTCARVCHSPTGYGLKTTLGESAGTQTFASVDQADVIVVMGANPTDGHPVFGSRLKRRVREGAKLIVIDPRRIDVVDGPHVKAAHHLQLRPGTNVAIVNALAHVIVTEGLVADAFVAERCETRAFEQWRDFVSRADNSPEATADVTGVPAERVREAARLYATGGNAAIYYGLGVTEHAQGSTTVMGIANLAMATGNIGREGVGVNPLRGQNNVQGSCDMGSFPHELPGYRHISDEIVRTQFEQAWSAKLQPEPGLRIPNMFDAALDGSFKGLYCQGEDIVQSDPNTQHVSAALSAMECIVVQDIFLNETAKYAHVLLPGSTFLEKDGTFTNAERRISRVRKVMPPLAGYADWEVTLLLSQALGYDMHYTHPSEIMDEIARLTPTFSGVSYAKLDALGSIQWPCNEHAPEGTPTMHIDEFVRGKGRFVITKFIPTPEKVTQRYPLILTTGRILSQYNVGAQTRRTENVRWHEEDRLEIHPHDAQDRGIRTGDWVGIESRAGQTVLRALVTERMQPGVVYTTFHFPESGANVITTESSDWATNCPEYKVTAVQVLPVAQPSDWQRAYARFNAEQIDLLKRRASTPDTVTTGK; translated from the coding sequence ATGTCCCTCGACACGAACAACGTCCGCCAAGGCGGCTGCGGCTCGGGCCAATGCGCGTGCAAGAGCGCCGCACAGGCGCGCACCCGCGACCCGTTCGACGATACCGACTACGGCACGCCGCAACGGCATGCCGATACCGACGTCACGCTCGAAATCGACGGCCAGCCGGTGACGGTACCGGCCGGCACGTCGGTGATGCGTGCGGCGATCGAAGCCGGCGTCAATGTCCCGAAGCTCTGCGCGACCGATTCGCTCGAGCCGTTCGGCTCGTGCCGGCTGTGCCTCGTCGAGATCGAAGGCCGGCGCGGTTATCCGGCGTCGTGCACGACGCCTGCCGAAGCGGGCATGAAGGTGCGCACGCAGTCGGACCGGCTGCAGTCGCTGCGCCGCAACGTGATGGAGCTGTACATCTCCGATCACCCGCTCGATTGCCTCACCTGCCCCGCCAACGGCGACTGCGAACTTCAGGACATGGCGGGCGTCGTCGGGCTGCGCGAAGTGCGCTACGGATTCGACGGCGCCAATCACTTGCACGACCGCAAGGACGAATCGAACCCGTACTTCACGTACGATCCGTCGAAATGCATCGTCTGCAACCGCTGCGTGCGTGCGTGCGAGGAAACGCAAGGCACGTTCGCGCTGACGATCGCCGCGCGCGGCTTCGAATCGCGCGTCGCCGCGGGCGAAAGCGAATCGTTCATGGCGTCGGAATGCGTATCGTGCGGCGCCTGCGTCGCCGCGTGCCCGACGGCCACGCTGCAGGAAAAATCCGTCGTGCAGCTCGGGCAGGCCGAACACTCGGTCGTCACGACCTGCGCGTACTGCGGCGTCGGCTGCTCGTTCAAGGCCGAGATGAAGGGCACGCAGGTCGTGCGCATGACGCCGCACAAGAACGGCCTCGCGAACGAGGGCCACGCATGCGTGAAGGGACGCTTCGCATGGGGCTACGCAACGCACAAGGACCGCATCACGAAGCCGATGATCCGCGAGAAGATCACCGACCCGTGGCGCGAAGTGAGCTGGGACGAAGCGCTCACCTACGCGGCGACGCAATTCCGCAAGCTGCAGCAGAAGTACGGCCGCGATTCGATCGGCGGTATCACGTCGTCGCGTTGCACGAACGAGGAAACCTATCTCGTGCAGAAACTCGTGCGCGCCGCGTTCGGCAACAACAACGTCGATACCTGCGCGCGCGTGTGCCATTCGCCGACCGGCTATGGCCTCAAGACGACGCTCGGCGAATCGGCCGGCACGCAGACGTTCGCGTCGGTCGACCAGGCCGACGTGATCGTCGTGATGGGTGCGAACCCGACCGACGGCCACCCGGTGTTCGGCTCGCGGCTGAAGCGGCGCGTTCGCGAAGGCGCGAAGCTGATCGTGATCGACCCGCGCCGCATCGATGTCGTCGACGGCCCGCACGTGAAGGCCGCGCACCACCTGCAACTGCGCCCCGGCACCAACGTCGCGATCGTCAACGCGCTCGCGCACGTAATCGTCACCGAAGGGCTTGTTGCCGACGCGTTCGTCGCCGAGCGCTGCGAGACACGCGCATTCGAGCAATGGCGCGATTTCGTGTCGCGCGCCGACAATTCGCCGGAGGCAACCGCCGACGTGACGGGCGTGCCGGCCGAGCGGGTACGCGAGGCCGCGCGCCTCTATGCGACGGGCGGCAATGCCGCGATCTATTACGGGCTGGGCGTCACCGAACACGCGCAGGGCTCGACGACGGTGATGGGCATCGCGAACCTCGCGATGGCGACCGGCAACATCGGCCGCGAAGGCGTCGGCGTCAATCCGCTGCGCGGCCAGAACAACGTGCAGGGTTCGTGCGACATGGGCTCGTTCCCGCACGAACTGCCCGGCTACCGGCACATCAGTGACGAGATCGTGCGCACGCAGTTCGAGCAGGCGTGGTCGGCCAAGCTGCAGCCGGAACCGGGGCTGCGCATCCCGAACATGTTCGACGCGGCGCTCGACGGCAGTTTCAAGGGACTCTATTGCCAGGGCGAGGACATCGTCCAGTCGGACCCGAACACGCAGCACGTGTCGGCCGCGCTGTCGGCGATGGAGTGCATCGTCGTACAGGACATCTTCCTGAACGAGACCGCGAAATATGCGCACGTGCTGCTGCCGGGCTCGACGTTCCTCGAGAAGGACGGCACGTTCACGAACGCGGAGCGCCGCATCTCGCGCGTGCGCAAGGTGATGCCGCCGCTCGCGGGCTACGCGGACTGGGAAGTGACGCTGCTGCTGTCGCAGGCACTCGGCTACGACATGCACTACACGCACCCGTCGGAAATCATGGACGAGATCGCGCGGCTCACGCCGACCTTCTCGGGCGTGTCGTACGCGAAACTCGACGCGCTCGGCAGCATCCAGTGGCCGTGCAACGAGCACGCGCCGGAAGGCACGCCGACGATGCACATAGACGAGTTCGTGCGCGGCAAGGGCCGATTCGTGATCACCAAGTTCATTCCGACGCCGGAAAAGGTCACGCAGCGCTATCCGCTGATCCTGACGACGGGCCGCATCCTGTCGCAATACAACGTCGGCGCGCAGACGCGCCGGACCGAAAACGTGCGGTGGCATGAAGAGGATCGCCTCGAGATCCATCCGCACGACGCGCAGGATCGCGGCATCCGGACCGGCGACTGGGTCGGCATCGAATCGCGTGCCGGGCAGACGGTGCTGCGCGCGCTCGTGACGGAACGCATGCAGCCGGGCGTCGTGTACACGACGTTCCACTTCCCCGAATCGGGCGCGAACGTGATCACGACGGAAAGCTCCGACTGGGCGACGAACTGCCCTGAATACAAGGTGACGGCCGTGCAGGTGCTGCCGGTTGCGCAGCCGTCCGACTGGCAGCGAGCGTACGCGCGCTTCAACGCGGAGCAGATCGACCTGCTCAAGCGCCGCGCGAGCACGCCAGACACCGTGACGACAGGCAAGTGA
- a CDS encoding formate dehydrogenase subunit delta codes for MDNDHLIDMANQIGAFFDSMPDRDEALTGIAEHIRRFWEPRMRRALLASLDDPSSEGALRAAPIVRDAIATHRASLVPAAATA; via the coding sequence ATGGACAACGACCACCTGATCGACATGGCCAACCAGATCGGCGCATTCTTCGATTCGATGCCCGATCGCGACGAAGCGCTGACCGGCATCGCCGAGCATATCCGGCGCTTCTGGGAGCCGCGGATGCGCCGCGCATTGCTCGCCTCGCTCGACGATCCGTCGAGCGAAGGTGCGCTACGGGCGGCGCCGATCGTGCGCGACGCGATCGCCACTCACCGCGCATCGCTCGTTCCTGCCGCGGCAACCGCCTGA
- a CDS encoding FAD-dependent monooxygenase — translation MADTLPDIPPVLIVGAGPTGLAAAMSLARARVPVRIIDRLATPAPYSRAIGIQARTLELLEQHRAVEPFLALGHRAHAAALHADGRVIARLDFDPLQTRYPYLLFLDQSITERLLAEHLAGFGVTVERGATLTACEAGGTSLDVTIRCADGRDESFAPSYLIAADGAHSTVRHLLGLGFTGQAFEQTFLLADFAAIPGWPDEEIHLFTTPEGMAGLFPMGGGRYRLVADRPPGSDASPDAPTPSLAECDAIVRARVGASIAPSDLAWSSYFHLHSRMVDRLRHGRVFFAGDAAHVHSPAGAQGMNTGIQEAFNLGWKLARVLGAGTPERLLDTYHAERYPIERDVLRQTSFITQVVEAERGAMKLLRDHVVPLLVSFGPMRDAVRRTVSELGVQYRKSPLTLERVLDGGPRAGERAPDALAHVLDGPLGQAPGTAQLYDLHDPASFTLLLLEEPANAGAGAAPPLAADAQALVQGLERIMPGAVRVWRITDAEDDGAAGLAQEYGRSRPSFYLLRPDGYVAARGRTATDASALLRHCESWFAGMSVSA, via the coding sequence ATGGCTGACACACTGCCCGATATCCCGCCCGTGCTGATCGTCGGCGCGGGGCCGACCGGCCTTGCCGCGGCGATGAGCCTCGCACGGGCCCGCGTGCCGGTGCGCATCATCGACCGCCTCGCCACGCCCGCGCCGTATTCGCGCGCGATCGGCATCCAGGCACGCACGCTCGAACTGCTGGAGCAGCATCGCGCGGTCGAGCCGTTTCTCGCGCTCGGCCATCGCGCGCATGCGGCCGCGCTGCATGCCGACGGCCGCGTGATCGCGCGGCTCGACTTCGATCCGCTGCAAACGCGCTACCCGTATCTGCTGTTTCTCGACCAGAGCATTACCGAGCGGCTGCTCGCCGAGCACCTGGCCGGGTTCGGCGTGACAGTCGAGCGCGGCGCGACGCTGACCGCGTGCGAGGCAGGCGGCACGTCGCTCGACGTGACGATCCGCTGCGCCGACGGCCGCGACGAATCATTCGCGCCGTCGTACCTGATCGCTGCCGACGGCGCGCACAGCACCGTCAGGCATTTGCTCGGCCTGGGCTTCACCGGGCAGGCGTTCGAACAGACTTTCCTGCTCGCCGATTTCGCGGCGATACCCGGCTGGCCGGACGAAGAGATCCACCTGTTCACGACGCCCGAAGGCATGGCGGGCCTGTTTCCGATGGGCGGCGGTCGTTACCGGCTCGTTGCCGACCGGCCGCCCGGCAGCGATGCGTCACCCGATGCGCCGACCCCGTCGCTCGCGGAATGCGACGCGATCGTGCGTGCGCGCGTCGGCGCGTCGATTGCGCCGAGCGATCTCGCGTGGTCGTCCTATTTCCACCTGCACAGCCGGATGGTCGACCGGCTGCGTCACGGCCGCGTGTTCTTCGCGGGCGATGCCGCGCACGTCCACAGCCCGGCCGGCGCGCAGGGCATGAACACCGGCATCCAGGAGGCGTTCAATCTCGGCTGGAAGCTCGCGCGCGTGCTCGGCGCGGGCACGCCCGAACGGCTGCTCGACACCTATCACGCCGAGCGCTACCCGATCGAGCGCGACGTGTTGCGGCAGACCAGTTTCATCACGCAGGTCGTCGAGGCGGAGCGCGGCGCGATGAAGCTGCTGCGCGATCATGTCGTGCCGCTGCTGGTGTCGTTCGGGCCGATGCGCGACGCGGTGCGGCGCACGGTCAGCGAGCTTGGCGTGCAGTACCGCAAGAGTCCGCTCACGCTGGAGCGCGTGCTCGACGGCGGCCCGCGCGCAGGCGAGCGGGCGCCCGACGCGCTCGCGCACGTGCTCGACGGCCCGCTCGGTCAGGCGCCGGGAACGGCGCAGCTATACGACCTGCACGATCCGGCGAGCTTCACGCTGCTGCTGCTCGAAGAGCCGGCGAATGCCGGCGCCGGCGCTGCGCCGCCGCTGGCGGCCGATGCGCAGGCGCTCGTGCAGGGGCTCGAACGAATCATGCCGGGCGCCGTGCGCGTGTGGCGGATCACCGATGCCGAAGACGACGGTGCCGCCGGGCTGGCCCAGGAGTACGGCCGCTCGCGGCCGTCGTTCTACCTGTTGCGGCCCGACGGCTATGTCGCCGCGCGCGGGCGCACGGCGACCGACGCGAGCGCGTTGCTGCGCCACTGCGAAAGCTGGTTCGCGGGCATGTCAGTGTCCGCGTAG
- a CDS encoding tetratricopeptide repeat protein encodes MDSAFDRAYAAHRAGRLAEAEHGYRAALATNPADADALHLFGVLRHQQGQHAEAADLVGRAVALRPDDAALQLNLGNALKALGRLDEAIDRFRNALTLAPEFPLAHYNLGNAYAALQRHEDAIDAFGRALRLTPDDASIHNNLGNALNALGRHDDALAAFRRALELRPGHAGAHNNLAMALNAMGRADDAIAHFQAAIAAQPRFVAAHFNLGNTFDAVGRHAEAAAAFEAALALHPPFPLALFGLANALCAQARHRDALPYYERAVGLDPSFSLAWLNLGNAHHALCAHEMALRAFDQALRVEPDLTLARLHRAVTLLTLGDFTRGLPAYEARHETPGAIPLGTLPRWQGEPIASRTLLIRAEQGFGDTLQFVRFVPLARARCARVVLEVQPELVPLLAPAASRWHVTLVAQGAAKPPAADVACTLMSLPFLLGLQPADIVGGSRYLDAPDGARRHFRGSLGGQSKRKFGLAWSGRRQAQENRSMPFDALAPLLALPDVDWIVLQPALDDDERARVDAHPRVHRLDGRLNDFADTAALIERLDGVVTIDTAVAHLAGALGKPLWVMLPFAPDWRWFTGDDCPWYPQARIARQPAPGAWLDVAAAVAGTLREA; translated from the coding sequence ATGGATTCCGCATTCGACCGAGCGTATGCAGCACACCGCGCGGGCCGCCTCGCCGAGGCCGAGCACGGCTATCGCGCCGCACTCGCCACCAATCCCGCCGACGCCGACGCGCTGCATTTGTTCGGCGTGCTGCGGCACCAGCAGGGCCAGCACGCCGAGGCAGCCGATCTCGTCGGCCGCGCCGTCGCGCTGCGTCCGGACGATGCCGCGCTGCAGCTCAATCTCGGCAACGCGCTGAAGGCGCTCGGCCGGCTCGACGAAGCGATCGACCGCTTTCGCAACGCGCTGACGCTCGCGCCCGAATTTCCGCTCGCGCACTACAACCTGGGCAACGCGTATGCGGCGCTGCAGCGCCACGAGGATGCGATCGACGCATTCGGCCGCGCGCTCCGGCTCACACCCGACGACGCATCGATCCACAACAATCTCGGCAACGCGCTGAACGCGCTCGGCCGCCATGACGACGCGCTCGCCGCGTTCCGTCGCGCGCTCGAACTGCGGCCCGGGCATGCGGGCGCGCACAACAACCTCGCGATGGCGCTGAACGCGATGGGCCGCGCCGACGACGCGATCGCACACTTCCAGGCCGCGATTGCCGCGCAGCCGCGCTTCGTCGCCGCGCATTTCAATCTCGGCAACACGTTCGATGCGGTCGGCCGCCATGCCGAAGCGGCCGCCGCGTTCGAAGCCGCGCTCGCGCTCCATCCGCCGTTTCCGCTCGCGCTGTTCGGGCTCGCGAACGCGCTGTGCGCGCAGGCGCGCCACCGCGACGCGCTGCCCTACTACGAGCGCGCCGTCGGTCTCGATCCGTCGTTCAGCCTGGCGTGGCTGAACCTCGGCAACGCGCATCACGCGCTCTGCGCGCACGAGATGGCGCTGCGCGCATTCGACCAGGCGTTGCGCGTCGAACCCGATCTCACGCTCGCGCGGCTGCACCGCGCGGTCACGCTGCTGACGCTCGGCGACTTCACGCGCGGCCTGCCCGCGTACGAAGCGCGCCACGAAACACCGGGCGCGATACCGCTCGGCACGCTGCCGCGCTGGCAGGGCGAGCCGATTGCGTCGCGCACGCTGCTGATCCGCGCGGAACAGGGGTTCGGCGACACGCTGCAGTTCGTCCGCTTCGTGCCACTCGCCCGCGCACGCTGTGCGCGCGTCGTACTCGAAGTCCAGCCTGAACTCGTCCCGCTGCTGGCGCCCGCCGCATCGCGCTGGCACGTGACGCTCGTCGCGCAAGGCGCCGCAAAACCACCTGCGGCGGACGTCGCCTGCACGCTGATGAGCCTGCCGTTCCTGCTCGGGCTTCAGCCGGCGGACATCGTCGGCGGCTCGCGCTACCTCGACGCGCCCGACGGCGCCCGCCGGCACTTTCGCGGCTCGCTCGGCGGGCAGTCGAAGCGCAAGTTCGGCCTCGCGTGGTCGGGGCGCCGGCAGGCGCAGGAAAACCGCTCGATGCCGTTCGACGCGCTCGCACCGCTGCTCGCGCTGCCGGACGTCGACTGGATCGTGCTGCAGCCAGCACTCGACGACGACGAGCGTGCGCGCGTCGACGCGCATCCGCGCGTGCATCGCCTCGACGGCCGGCTGAACGACTTCGCCGATACGGCCGCGCTAATCGAGCGGCTCGATGGCGTCGTCACGATCGATACGGCAGTCGCGCACCTCGCGGGCGCGCTCGGCAAGCCGCTGTGGGTCATGCTGCCGTTCGCGCCCGACTGGCGCTGGTTCACCGGCGACGACTGCCCGTGGTATCCACAGGCCAGGATCGCCCGCCAGCCTGCGCCGGGAGCATGGCTCGACGTGGCGGCCGCGGTCGCCGGCACACTGCGCGAAGCCTGA
- a CDS encoding MFS transporter yields MSTASHAIAQESKFRTVFRVVSGNFLEMYDFMVYGYYASAIAKTYFPSGNAFASLMLSLSVFGAGFLMRPVGAIVLGAYIDHHGRRKGLILTLGLMALGTLTVAAIPGYATIGVLAPVLVLLGRLLQGFSAGVELGGVSVYLSEIATKGHKGFYTSWQSGSQQVAVVFAALVGVLLNRALPAEEMTAWGWRIPFLIGCLIVPFLFLIRRSLKETDEFLAKRHRPTMGEIMRSMLDNWGVVVAGMGMVIMTTVSFYMITAYTPTFGKEVLHLSSIDALVVTVCVGISNLVWLPLSGALSDRIGRRPVLIAFTVLTLLSAYPAVLWLVGDPSFVRLLAVELWLSFLYGSYNGAMVVALTEVMPADVRTAGFSLAYSLATTIGGFTPAISTLLIHQTGNKAAPGLWLSVAAICGLIATLVLYRTPEARNQYKAA; encoded by the coding sequence ATGTCCACAGCGTCACACGCTATCGCGCAGGAATCGAAATTCCGCACCGTATTCCGGGTCGTCAGCGGCAACTTCCTGGAAATGTACGACTTCATGGTCTACGGGTATTACGCGTCGGCCATCGCAAAAACGTACTTCCCGAGCGGCAACGCATTCGCGTCGCTGATGCTGTCGCTGTCGGTGTTCGGCGCGGGCTTCCTGATGCGGCCGGTCGGCGCGATCGTGCTCGGCGCGTACATCGATCATCACGGCCGCCGCAAGGGGCTGATCCTGACGCTCGGGCTGATGGCGCTCGGTACGCTCACGGTGGCCGCGATACCCGGCTACGCGACGATCGGCGTGCTCGCGCCGGTACTCGTGCTGCTCGGCCGGCTGCTGCAGGGTTTCTCGGCGGGTGTCGAACTCGGCGGCGTGTCGGTCTACCTGTCGGAGATCGCGACGAAGGGCCACAAGGGGTTCTATACGTCGTGGCAGTCGGGTAGCCAGCAGGTGGCCGTCGTGTTCGCCGCGCTTGTCGGCGTGCTGCTGAACCGCGCGCTGCCGGCCGAGGAGATGACCGCGTGGGGCTGGCGTATTCCGTTCCTGATCGGCTGCCTGATCGTGCCGTTCCTGTTCCTGATCCGACGTTCGCTGAAGGAGACCGACGAGTTCCTCGCGAAGCGCCACCGTCCGACGATGGGCGAGATCATGCGCTCGATGCTCGACAACTGGGGCGTCGTGGTTGCCGGCATGGGGATGGTGATCATGACGACGGTGTCGTTCTACATGATCACCGCCTATACGCCGACGTTCGGCAAGGAAGTGCTGCACCTGTCGTCGATCGACGCGCTTGTCGTGACCGTCTGCGTCGGCATCTCCAACCTCGTGTGGCTGCCGCTGTCCGGCGCGCTGTCCGATCGCATCGGCCGCCGCCCGGTGCTGATCGCGTTCACGGTGCTGACGCTGCTGTCGGCTTACCCGGCCGTACTGTGGCTCGTCGGCGATCCGTCGTTCGTGCGGCTGCTCGCGGTCGAGCTGTGGCTGTCGTTCCTGTACGGGTCGTACAACGGTGCGATGGTCGTCGCGCTGACCGAAGTGATGCCGGCCGACGTGCGCACGGCAGGCTTCTCGCTCGCGTACAGCCTGGCGACGACGATCGGCGGTTTCACGCCGGCCATCTCGACGCTGCTGATCCACCAGACCGGGAACAAGGCGGCGCCGGGGCTGTGGCTGAGCGTGGCCGCGATTTGCGGGCTGATTGCGACGCTCGTGCTGTATCGCACGCCCGAGGCGCGCAACCAGTACAAGGCGGCCTGA
- a CDS encoding DUF2968 domain-containing protein, producing the protein MAFRNFSPARCATWIVALAACAQAGAAWSADATAPVAGTRPAVTSLRGDAVPAASAAAIPNASDASAQGNVAELTQMLHDGRIVEMRTTYNGSYGASLMFDPREMTYYVALFQDKHLWRVIRSQEKSRAEMVYANFVEQTVQLADLEIRRTELQAQKAFLERVIALQANRAQQLQADLSVARSQQAEVTQRQKSAQEQTQALQVEKRAAQMQLRDLQEQVRQLEKQTETGLPSHK; encoded by the coding sequence TTGGCTTTCCGAAACTTTTCCCCTGCACGATGCGCAACGTGGATCGTTGCGCTGGCCGCCTGCGCGCAAGCGGGCGCGGCGTGGTCCGCCGACGCGACCGCGCCGGTCGCCGGTACGCGTCCGGCGGTCACGAGCCTGAGAGGCGATGCGGTGCCGGCGGCATCCGCCGCAGCCATCCCGAACGCCTCGGACGCCAGCGCGCAAGGCAACGTCGCCGAACTGACGCAGATGCTGCACGACGGCCGGATCGTCGAGATGCGCACGACGTACAACGGTAGCTACGGTGCGAGCCTGATGTTCGATCCGCGCGAGATGACGTACTACGTCGCGCTGTTCCAGGACAAGCATCTGTGGCGCGTGATCCGGTCACAGGAGAAGAGCCGCGCGGAGATGGTGTACGCGAACTTCGTCGAGCAGACCGTGCAACTTGCGGATCTCGAGATCCGCCGTACCGAGCTGCAGGCGCAGAAGGCGTTTCTCGAACGCGTGATCGCGCTGCAGGCGAATCGTGCGCAGCAGTTGCAGGCCGACCTGAGCGTCGCGCGCAGCCAGCAGGCCGAGGTCACGCAGCGGCAGAAGTCGGCCCAGGAGCAGACGCAGGCGCTGCAGGTCGAGAAGCGGGCCGCGCAGATGCAGTTGCGCGATCTGCAGGAGCAGGTGCGGCAACTCGAGAAGCAGACCGAGACGGGGCTGCCCTCGCACAAGTAA
- a CDS encoding gamma-glutamyl-gamma-aminobutyrate hydrolase family protein: protein MSENTPSPAGLPGTPSVSSDSPRPDPAKTPDAPAAQNVAVDGASPVTAATEPGAPGSTGAASDGVAAPPKPGAPPPGFGAHPDFDTPRPPPASAQHAPPAYLKQSDTPWSVFGRIIAARARRLFDRAGQRITQRTLRIGVSARIFHPEPGAKGLRGKTLQYLEESIAHWVMSRDVLVFMIPTVGHQGMIHPSNIRLRDYAKHLDGLLLQGGADVSPQTYAASDVRPEWPGDRVRDMYELELLHEFVESGKPVLGVCRGCQLINVAFGGSLYQDIATDVPTANAHVSEHYDQHRHAIRFPDSSTLASMFPGRSEAIVNSIHHQAIRDLGRDLNIEAVSAGDGIIEGIRHRRSPFVVGVQWHPEFHRAGGAELLDCTPLLDAFLRAARETRL from the coding sequence ATGAGCGAAAACACGCCTTCCCCGGCCGGTCTGCCCGGCACCCCTTCCGTTTCTTCCGATTCTCCCCGTCCCGATCCGGCGAAAACGCCCGATGCGCCGGCAGCGCAGAACGTTGCCGTGGACGGCGCGTCGCCGGTGACGGCTGCCACCGAGCCGGGTGCACCGGGTTCGACGGGTGCCGCCAGCGATGGCGTCGCCGCGCCGCCGAAGCCTGGCGCGCCGCCGCCCGGGTTCGGCGCGCATCCCGATTTCGATACGCCGCGGCCGCCGCCCGCGAGCGCGCAGCATGCGCCGCCGGCGTACCTGAAGCAGAGCGACACGCCGTGGTCGGTGTTCGGCCGAATCATCGCGGCCCGCGCGCGCCGGCTGTTTGATCGCGCCGGCCAGCGCATCACGCAGCGCACGCTGCGCATCGGCGTGTCGGCGCGGATCTTCCATCCGGAGCCGGGCGCGAAGGGGCTGCGGGGCAAGACGCTGCAGTATCTCGAGGAATCGATCGCACACTGGGTGATGTCGCGCGACGTGCTCGTGTTCATGATTCCGACCGTCGGCCACCAGGGCATGATTCACCCGAGCAATATCCGCCTGCGCGACTACGCGAAGCATCTCGACGGCCTGCTGCTGCAAGGCGGCGCCGACGTGTCGCCGCAAACCTACGCGGCGTCGGATGTTCGCCCCGAATGGCCGGGCGATCGCGTGCGCGACATGTACGAGCTCGAGCTGCTGCACGAGTTCGTCGAGTCCGGCAAACCCGTCCTCGGCGTCTGTCGCGGCTGCCAGTTGATCAACGTTGCGTTCGGCGGGTCGCTGTATCAGGACATCGCCACCGACGTGCCGACCGCGAATGCGCATGTGAGCGAGCATTACGACCAGCATCGCCATGCCATCCGCTTCCCCGACTCGTCGACGCTCGCGAGCATGTTCCCCGGGCGCAGCGAAGCGATCGTCAACTCGATCCACCATCAGGCGATCCGCGATCTCGGCCGCGATCTGAACATCGAGGCCGTGTCGGCCGGCGACGGGATCATCGAGGGCATCCGCCATCGGCGTTCGCCGTTCGTTGTCGGCGTGCAATGGCACCCCGAGTTCCATCGTGCGGGCGGCGCGGAGTTGCTCGACTGTACGCCGCTGCTCGATGCGTTCCTGCGCGCGGCACGCGAAACCCGTCTGTAG
- a CDS encoding GntR family transcriptional regulator produces MNALTDVTRDRPAASAVSLADRAYALIQRDIITMRLKPGAAINEADLVARTGIGRTPVHQAVHRLVLEGLLSVMPRKGLMVQPLSLDDIVAVIDVRRINEAHCAELAARHATPDDLARMAALLDDGQACVDTHDVEGMMELDRAFHQAIAAAARNAVLAEILRALHERSLRFWFVTLSEPHHLADVQHEHRELFERLSARDATGARAAVEGHIDSFRATLLQHLRP; encoded by the coding sequence ATGAACGCCCTGACCGACGTCACCCGCGACCGGCCCGCCGCGTCGGCGGTCAGTCTCGCCGACCGCGCCTACGCACTGATCCAGCGCGACATCATCACGATGCGCCTGAAGCCGGGCGCCGCCATCAACGAAGCCGACCTCGTCGCACGCACGGGGATCGGCCGCACGCCGGTGCACCAGGCCGTGCATCGGCTCGTGCTCGAAGGGCTGCTGTCCGTGATGCCGCGCAAGGGGTTGATGGTGCAGCCGCTGTCGCTCGACGATATCGTCGCGGTGATCGACGTGCGGCGCATCAACGAAGCGCACTGCGCCGAGCTCGCCGCACGCCATGCGACGCCCGACGATCTCGCACGCATGGCCGCGCTGCTCGACGACGGGCAGGCCTGTGTCGACACGCACGACGTCGAAGGCATGATGGAACTCGACCGCGCGTTTCATCAGGCGATCGCCGCGGCCGCACGCAATGCGGTCCTCGCCGAGATCCTGCGCGCGCTGCACGAGCGCTCGCTGCGCTTCTGGTTCGTCACGCTGTCCGAACCCCACCATCTCGCCGACGTCCAGCACGAGCATCGCGAACTGTTCGAACGGCTGTCCGCGCGCGACGCCACCGGCGCGCGCGCGGCCGTCGAAGGCCATATCGACTCGTTCCGCGCCACGCTTCTTCAACATCTTCGCCCCTGA